A genomic window from Camelina sativa cultivar DH55 chromosome 2, Cs, whole genome shotgun sequence includes:
- the LOC104751464 gene encoding F-box/kelch-repeat protein At5g49000-like: MTSVKKKTKKQSPESFPYDLLLTCFARVPRMYYPTLSLVSKSCRTLLASPDLCKTRSLLNHRESCLYVCLKFPYFDPNPRLFTLCQKPNRTLTNIPKKKNKKSTAHVLVPAPVPNPPPKDYKMVAVGSNIYAIGGTIENAPSSSVSVLDCQSHTWHKAPSMLMDRNYPAVNVVDGKIYVAGGLKDFTSSNWMEVFDPNTQTWELISRPLDKICRHMYKSLVIEGDIYHFGDNVVAYKPKEDKWIAITKEHPNFLTGWFQYSYCMIDNVMYCYHPAGGVLWYDSKLRCWNKLKGLEGLPNFGRYSAVKLADCGGKLVVLWDKYVRASRYKEIMIWCAEISLEKCNWSDAVLTVPKSYYFVSAIYATY; encoded by the exons ATGACGTCcgtaaagaagaagacgaagaaacagTCTCCGGAATCATTTCCATATGATTTGCTCTTGACTTGCTTCGCACGCGTCCCTAGAATGTACTACCCGACTCTCTCCTTAGTCTCCAAGAGCTGTCGAACCCTCCTTGCTTCACCGGATCTTTGCAAGACTCGGTCTTTGTTAAACCACAGGGAGAGTTGTCTCTACGTGTGCTTAAAGTTCCCTTATTTTGACCCTAACCCACGTTTGTTCACTCTCTGCCAAAAACCTAATCGAACCCTAACCAACATCcccaagaagaaaaataagaagtcAACTGCACATGTTTTGGTTCCAGCCCCAGTTCCCAATCCACCTCCTAAGGACTATAAAATGGTGGCTGTTGGTTCTAATATCTATGCCATTGGCGGAACCATTGAGAATGCACCCTCGTCTAGCGTCTCAGTCCTGGACTGCCAGTCTCATACATGGCACAAGGCTCCAAGCATGCTGATGGACCGGAATTACCCAGCTGTTAATGTCGTTGATGGCAAAATTTATGTAGCTGGAGGCTTGAAAGACTTCACTTCTTCAAACTGGATGGAGGTTTTCGATCCAAATACTCAAACTTGGGAGCTTATATCGAGACCTCTAGATAAGATATGTAGACATATGTACAAGAGCTTAGTGATTGAAGGAGATATCTACCATTTTGGGGATAATGTTGTGGCTTACAAGCCAAAAGAAGATAAGTGGATAGCGATTACAAAAGAGCATCCAAATTTTCTAACAGGATGGTTTCAGTATTCTTATTGCATGATTGATAACGTAATGTATTGTTATCATCCAGCAGGTGGAGTCCTATGGTATGACTCTAAGCTAAGATGCTGGAATAAACTGAAGGGTCTTGAAGGTTTGCCTAATTTTGGTAGGTATAGTGCTGTTAAATTAGCGGATTGTGGTGGTAAGCTTGTTGTTCTGTGGGACAAGTATGTGCGTGCAAGTAGGTATAAGGAGATTATGATTTGGTGTGCAGAGATTTCACTTGAAAAATGCAAC TGGTCTGATGCGGTTCTTACAGTCCCTAAGTCTTATTACTTCGTTTCTGCTATTTACGCTACTTATTGA